A single Fusarium oxysporum Fo47 chromosome IV, complete sequence DNA region contains:
- a CDS encoding fungal-specific transcription factor domain-containing protein gives MPPSNTKPCHNCRRRRLRCDRSWPTCHKCAVSGQECLGYGKVFVWTQGIDSHGNVNPPPGRRLPDESDASTSVSPTGHQQGQGQHDRARPQPQPDYSDQHPLARLVQQAQQAAQEAEEMNPQQQQQQQQQRQQQQPTPPDSEGSPSHDPSIPWPSPAALTDPLFQDLDRTSRYYLAHFSERVCKDLVVRDTPENPFRELIPLTRKHPLLLQILVATSAIHWSNIFRRVTEIPAGLTNPAGYLSLLRSKDLVTRQALIDALTAKQKAMSHLREVLDTLDPAGSEVALAAMHFFIKFDLIDLDKSDNQSWRAHLEGATSIMALLNPDSNPDASSRMLRDRVITDSFIYNILGSTLTSGGLAARVARQAFQFLPVMKRVELTSYLSCPPEILNIILSASELSHEVPWTDQSLGAADKAIALIDEALAVDIPAWADYLRQHNLVQDLESRVCLAAAHRSAACLYILQALPLVRSVRSIDTDFLLEDVLRNLAAIDENDPYFKASSWPTFVAGAETRDPEKRTWTLARLLSIWQICPWGYLFTAIEMLKATWAMQDSRGSANVNWLHDLRGMGFENLIV, from the exons ATGCCGCCAAGCAACACAAAACCGTGTCACAACTGCCGTCGTCGACGCCTGCGCTGCGACCGCTCATGGCCGACATGCCACAAATGTGCGGTCTCAGGGCAGGAATGCCTCGGGTATGGCAAGGTCTTCGTTTGGACCCAAGGAATTGACTCCCACGGCAATGTCAATCCCCCTCCCGGCCGGCGACTACCCGACGAATCTGATGCTTCCACCTCTGTATCACCTACCGGCCACCAGCAGGGCCAGGGTCAGCATGATCGCGCTcgacctcagcctcaacctgACTATAGCGACCAACATCCGCTGGCGCGTTTGGTTCAACAGGCCCAGCAGGCCGCCCAAGAGGCGGAAGAGATGAAtccgcagcagcagcaacagcagcagcagcaaaggcaacagcagcagccaaccCCGCCAGATTCTGAGGGCTCCCCTTCACACGATCCTAGCATACCCTGGCCTTCTCCTGCTGCGCTTACAGATCCGTTGTTCCAGGACCTTGACCGCACATCACGATACTACCTAGCGCATT TCAGCGAGAGGGTCTGCAAAGATCTTGTGGTCCGAGACACGCCTGAAAACCCGTTCCGTGAGCTGATACCCTTGACGCGGAAGCACCCGCTCCTCTTGCAGATTCTTGTTGCGACTTCAGCAATCCATTGGTCCAATATATTTCGTCGTGTTACCGAAATACCGGCAGGCCTCACCAATCCCGCGGGCTATCTTTCCCTGCTACGTTCAAAAGATCTTGTGACACGACAGGCTCTCATCGATGCCTTGACGGCGAAGCAAAAGGCCATGAGCCACCTTAGGGAGGTGCTCGATACCCTTGACCCGGCAGGTAGTGAGGTGGCATTAGCTGCCATGCACTTTTTTATCAAGTTTGACTTGATTGATCTGGATAAGTCAGACAACCAGAGCTGGAGGGCCCACTTGGAAGGCGCCACAAGCATCATGGCATTGCTCAACCCGGACAGTAATCCCGACGCATCTAGTAGAATGTTGCGGGACCGTGTCATTACTGACAGCTTCAT TTACAACATTTTGGGCTCGACGTTGACATCTGGTGGCCTCGCAGCTCGTGTTGCACGGCAAGCTTTCCAGTTCTTACCCGTTATGAAGCGTGTGGAACTGACAAGCTACTTGTCTTGCCCTCCGGAGATTCTGAACATCATTCTTTCTGCATCCGAGCTGTCCCACGAAGTACCCTGGACAGACCAGTCTCTAGGTGCGGCAGACAAGGCAATTGCTCTAATAGACGAGGCTCTTGCTGTGGACATTCCAGCTTGGGCAGACTATTTGCGACAACACAACCTCGTTCAGGATCTTGAGAGTCGAGTGTGTCTAGCTGCGGCACACCGGTCAGCAGCTTGCCTGTACATCCTCCAAGCGCTACCGCTAGTTCGGTCTGTACGGTCCATTGATACCGATTTCCTGTTGGAGGACGTTTTGAGAAATTTAGCCGCCATCGATGAAAATGACCCATACTTCAAGGCATCGTCGTGGCCGACTTTTGTTGCAGGGGCCGAGACACGAGACCCTGAAAAACGCACTTGGACCCTGGCACGGCTGTTGTCGATTTGGCAAATCTGTCCATGGGGGTATCTCTTCACGGCAATTGAAATGCTCAAAGCGACATGGGCGATGCAGGATTCGCGCGGCTCAGCTAATGTCAACTGGCTACATGATCTACGGGGGATGGGATTTGAGAACTTGATTGTttga
- a CDS encoding uncharacterized protein (expressed protein), with protein sequence MSNTAPGQSRPDDARCYNCGDSGHWTVACPEPTRETPAGLAAWRNANAPGHGGNRDHHGGSKKSKGPIITKYAPAPVPVSAPSVARYGPPPGYVPPPPAHYPGGPPSYPPQYPPYGSSASNYAPPGYSPPGYSNPYPPPSYGGPPPGLPAPPPRPPGTYASPPPPPPQPPAQPPSYPPRAYGPPPPRQDHVPYHPQPHYPHYPQPASAPYAQHPPPPSYPPPYPSHSAPPSYGHPPPSRPPIPSPAPPPASRPHRSASSSVPRQNSASTLPLSASLPPRPSLPPKPPQPNQHGQPGRGRRDFPDHSRDHRNKRKNDRHPRNHDYRQKKNQPHSRPDQKPQDNNNNRRPDLKTPNHPKPAPSPKQGDQKGSTTAVEPKSSPPAASPETKKVQVETPRPDSSQRPDTAPEKAVDDEFEWDKNVIFAGPEPRHPPDEVGKPLPAEYNDEVLLPRKWDAKCVESHYVQADNIEEYVKPIHETPYWSKIEHDPAFVRDGKLPSGDAIANLPPRPPPKLEEIARSESSESGEVHERLAKRGHPDDDTPGERPVKRQRSRSSFDTSCRGSRGRHSRSRDSYVPQGRRSRPGSPERRPTEFRNVDDQRRSIDRYQPDRDRDHSRGRGRRRSRTRSRSRDHSRSRNRSRSRSRRRNRTPTSRDSSVSAASSGLDSLEAELLGRDTKAKTPEGSPRPKSSMSGLKPKRRQAKLDSAYSRRW encoded by the exons ATGTCTAATACGGCTCCTGGCCAGTCTCGGCCAGACGACGCCAGATGCTATAACTGCGGCGATTCTGGCCATTGGACTGTTGCATGTCCAGAACCCACCAGGGAAACTCCTGC TGGTCTCGCAGCTTGGAGAAACGCCAACGCTCCTGGACACGGAGGTAATAGAGACCATCATGGTGGTTCCAAAAAGTCTAAAGGTCCTATCATTACCAAATACGCACCTGCGCCTGTACCAGTATCAGCACCAAGCGTGGCTCGATACGGTCCTCCTCCAGGATATGTGCCTCCTCCACCTGCACACTACCCCGGAGGACCTCCCTCCTATCCTCCGCAATATCCTCCTTACGGATCCTCAGCATCTAACTACGCACCACCTGGCTACTCACCTCCAGGATACTCTAATCCATATCCTCCACCTTCTTATGGTGGTCCTCCCCCAGGTCTTCCGGCACCGCCTCCTAGGCCTCCTGGCACATatgcttctcctcctccgcctcccCCTCAACCTCCAGCGCAACCACCTTCATATCCACCACGTGCATATGGTCCTCCTCCGCCTCGCCAAGACCACGTACCCTACCATCCACAGCCTCATTATCCCCATTATCCTCAACCAGCTTCAGCACCATATGCTCAGCATCCACCGCCGCCATCATACCCGCCCCCTTATCCCTCTCACAGCGCGCCTCCGTCGTATGGGCACCCTCCACCTTCACGGCCTCCTATCCCATCACCAGCACCACCTCCTGCATCACGTCCACATCGAtcagcttcatcctctgTACCACGCCAGAATTCTGCATCAACTTTACCTTTGTCAGCTTCTTTGCCCCCTAGACCTTCTCTACCTCCAAAACCACCACAACCCAATCAGCATGGTCAACCTGGTAGGGGACGTCGGGACTTTCCTGACCATTCTCGAGATCATCGTAACAAGCGGAAGAATGACCGACACCCTCGTAATCACGACTATCGACAAAAGAAGAACCAGCCTCATTCTCGGCCGGATCAGAAGCcacaagacaacaacaacaacagacGCCCTGATCTCAAGACGCCCAACCATCCCAAACCTGCGCCGTCTCCTAAACAGGGGGATCAGAAAGGCTCAACAACTGCCGTTGAACCAAAGTCAAGCCCGCCTGCTGCTTCTCCTGAAACTAAAAAGGTTCAAGTTGAAACTCCTAGACCTGATTCATCACAGAGACCGGATACAGCACCCGAAAAGGCTGTCGACGATGAATTTGAATGGGACAAGAATGTCATATTCGCAGGGCCAGAGCCACGTCATCCACCAGATGAGGTTGGTAAGCCATTGCCAGCAGAATATAATGATGAGGTGCTTCTTCCTAGAAAATGGGATGCAAAATGCGTCGAGTCGCACTATGTTCAAGCTGACAATATCGAGGAATACGTGAAGCCAATACACGAAACTCCGTATTGGTCAAAGATCGAACACGACCCCGCGTTCGTACGAGACGGCAAGCTTCCTAGCGGAGATGCCATTGCCAATCTcccaccaagaccaccaccAAAACTTGAGGAGATCGCTCGGAGCGAAAGTTCCGAAAGTGGCGAGGTCCATGAACGGCTTGCAAAACGAGGTCACCCAGATGACGATACCCCTGGTGAGCGCCCAGTGAAGAGACAAAGATCCCGAAGTTCTTTCGATACCAGCTGCAGAGGATCACGGGGCCGACATTCGCGCTCGCGTGATTCGTACGTTCCGCAAGGACGCAGGTCACGTCCAGGTAGTCCCGAACGTCGACCTACAGAATTCCGTAACGTCGACGACCAGCGACGATCGATAGACCGGTACCAACCAGATCGGGATAGAGATCATAGCCGTGGTCGTGGACGTCGCCGGAGTCGTACTCGAAGTCGCAGTCGAGACCATAGTCGGAGTCGAAATCGCAGTCGCAGTCGCAGCCGTCGCCGCAATCGGACCCCAACGTCGCGCGACTCATCAGTATCTGCTGCATCTTCAGGATTGGATTCCTTGGAAGCCGAGTTGTTGGGACGAGATACCAAAGCAAAGACTCCTGAAGGATCTCCAAGGCCGAAGTCGTCCATGTCAGGGCTCAAGCCGAAACGGCGACAAGCAAAGCTCGATTCAGCGTATAG TCGCCGTTGGTAG